Proteins from a single region of Pyrus communis chromosome 6, drPyrComm1.1, whole genome shotgun sequence:
- the LOC137736732 gene encoding pre-mRNA splicing factor SR-like 1 has product MEVQTCGKPIDSLLEKVLCMNILSSDYFKELYRLKTYHEVIDEIYNQVDHVEPWMTGNCRGPSTAFCLLYKFFTMKLTVKQMHGLLKHEDSPYIRAVGFLYLRYAADPKTLWNWVEPYIKDDEEFSPGSNGRMTTMGVYVRDLLLGQYYFDTLFPRIPVPVMRQIVANLEKMKLPTKLSGITGEATRHGSDDTARRPPSVKAALSVSFGQRAPHRASTRDSSPVRRTLPPPPFDKPSSDDQTTRRSQSREYPDREYSDRDRGRDRDRNRDRDSDRDRERYKERERDRDRARDRVRDKERERERDRERSSDYDRRSKYGERESRRDPYESSRDGGRHSRRSRSRSRSRSRSRSRSGSRSLQAGSTLHSSPQREVTKDRTSASSNLAKLRDLYGDVSDQKGDTSTDRIPRGDGGGEEVIRLGGSRWK; this is encoded by the exons ATGGAGGTACAGACATGCGGGAAACCAATTGACTCATTGCTCGAGAAGGTGCTTTGTATGAACATTCTATCTTCCGACTACTTCAAGGAGCTTTACCGGTTAAAGACGTACCACGAAGTCATTGATGAAATTTACAACCAAGTAGACCATGTCGAGCCGTGGATGACCGGGAATTGCCGCGGTCCGTCCACTGCCTTTTGTCTGCTGTACAAGTTCTTCACCATGAAGCTCACCGTTAAGCAAATGCACGGTCTTTTAAAGCACGAGGATTCGCCTTACATAAGAGCG GTGGGGTTCCTCTACTTGAGATATGCTGCAGACCCAAAGACTTTGTGGAATTGGGTTGAACCCTATATTAAAGATGATGAG GAATTCTCTCCTGGTTCCAATGGACGGATGACAACTATGGGTGTATATGTGCGCGATTTGCTGCTTGGGCAG TACTATTTTGATACCCTTTTCCCCCGCATCCCTGTTCCTGTTATGCGGCAGATTGTTGCTAATCTTGAGAAGATGAAACTCCCCACCAAACTATCTGGTATTACTGGAGAGGCTACCCGCCATGGATCTGATGACACAGCTCGTCGCCCACCTTCTGTGAAAGCCGCTCTTTCAGTTTCCTTTGGTCAACGTGCTCCACATCGCGCTTCAACAAGGGACTCCTCACCTGTTCGTCGTACCTTACCGCCACCACCTTTTGACAAACCCAGTAGTGATGATCAAACGACCCGTCGCAGTCAGAGCCGTGAATATCCTGACAGAGAATATTCAGACAGGGACAGGGGAAGGGACCGGGATCGCAATCGGGATAGGGACAGTGATCGGGATCGAGAAAGATACAAGGAACGAGAGCGGGACCGAGACAGAGCAAGGGATAGAGTTAGGGATAAGGaaagagagcgagagagagatagagaacgAAGTTCTGATTATGATCGGAGGTCCAAatatggagagagagaaagccgAAGGGATCCATATGAGAGTAGCCGCGATGGCGGTAGGCATTCCCGTAGGAGTAGGAGTAGGAGTCGGAGTCGGAGTCGCAGTAGAAGCAGGAGTGGAAGTCGGAGTTTGCAAGCGGGCAGCACACTTCATTCGAGCCCACAGAGAGAGGTAACCAAGGATAGAACATCTGCATCTAGCAACCTGGCAAAACTTAGGGATCTTTATGGGGATGTAAGTGACCAAAAAGGTGATACCAGTACGGACAGGATTCCCAGgggagatggtggtggtgaagaGGTGATTAGACTTGGCGGTTCTCGTTGGAAGTAG
- the LOC137738403 gene encoding RING-H2 finger protein ATL43-like: MGLLFPFFKPTTPATFFLLLLPTLLLSFLTKPTRAHPHAAAADSHLSTPGFGDIASSVNPSPSPPHPLQPNNAGPTRSSSLRPSIAITVAVLTTVFSVVFLILLYAKHCKRGGLVIVGSNSNSGPTGPAPRKNSGIDRSIVESLPVFRFRSLRGHKDGLECAVCLTRFDQTEVLRLLPKCKHAFHVECVDTWLDAHSTCPLCRYRVDPEDVLLVDDAAKLLHPKNSDVVLEIENDPVFRRISGRHSFAGEHRRGHHQTQTWSFRRSLDSWTAIRMKSEPATVGCFDRPRKDGLLLGQDSTRLEHQIIVSPTGSGSGPGGLQQRWSDVLPSDLLYLRSEMIMSEGMTRQRAQQNEKSNGQQVIAGPAAGGGPGGIDGNRRSWSCGGGGGGGSGGGGSVINSRSVLEITGLSRFSNRATGGNESQQEQQQQRQLKLVARWLAWVSSLSRSAIRTERTTIPTPTAPPPIC; the protein is encoded by the coding sequence atggGCCTCCTCTTTCCTTTTTTCAAGCCCACCACCCCCGCcaccttcttcctcctcctcctccccacCCTCCTCCTCTCTTTTCTCACCAAACCCACTCGCGCGCACCCACACGCAGCAGCAGCAGATTCCCATCTCTCCACCCCCGGCTTCGGCGACATTGCCAGCTCTGTCAACCCATCTCCCTCACCGCCCCATCCTCTTCAACCCAACAACGCGGGCCCCACCAGGTCCTCCTCTCTCCGGCCGAGCATAGCCATAACCGTCGCCGTTCTCACCACCGTCTTCTCCGTCGTCTTCCTTATTCTCCTCTACGCCAAGCACTGCAAGCGCGGTGGTCTAGTTATCGTCGGCTCTAACTCCAATTCCGGACCCACCGGACCCGCCCCACGTAAAAACTCCGGCATTGACCGCTCCATCGTCGAGTCCCTACCAGTGTTCCGCTTCAGGTCCCTTCGCGGCCACAAGGACGGGCTCGAGTGCGCGGTCTGCCTGACCCGGTTCGACCAAACCGAGGTCCTCCGTCTCCTGCCAAAATGCAAACACGCGTTCCACGTCGAGTGCGTCGATACGTGGCTCGACGCCCACTCCACCTGCCCGCTCTGCCGGTACCGGGTCGACCCCGAAGACGTCCTCTTAGTCGACGACGCCGCAAAGCTGTTGCATCCGAAGAATAGCGATGTCGTTTTGGAGATCGAGAACGACCCGGTTTTTCGTCGGATTTCGGGGCGGCACTCGTTCGCCGGAGAACACAGACGGGGACATCATCAAACCCAAACGTGGTCGTTTCGGAGGTCGCTGGACAGCTGGACAGCAATCCGAATGAAGAGCGAGCCGGCCACCGTCGGATGCTTCGACCGACCCAGAAAAGATGGACTCCTGTTGGGTCAAGACAGTACGAGGTTGGAGCACCAGATCATCGTGTCTCCTACCGGGTCGGGGTCTGGTCCCGGTGGGCTCCAGCAGAGATGGAGCGACGTACTGCCGTCGGATCTTCTGTATCTACGGTCGGAAATGATCATGAGCGAGGGCATGACACGTCAGCGGGCGCAGCAGAATGAGAAGAGTAATGGGCAGCAGGTGATTGCGGGGCCCGCGGCAGGAGGAGGGCCCGGAGGGATTGATGGGAACAGGAGATCATGGAGctgtggtggtggcggtggcggtggcagCGGCGGCGGCGGGAGCGTAATAAATTCAAGAAGCGTGTTGGAAATCACGGGCCTGAGCAGGTTTTCGAACAGAGCCACGGGGGGCAATGAGAGCCAACaggaacaacaacaacaacgacAGCTCAAGCTTGTGGCCAGGTGGCTGGCCTGGGTTTCTTCTCTCTCGCGATCGGCGATACGGACGGAGCGTACTACTATTCCCACTCCCACTGCTCCACCGCCCATTTGCTAG
- the LOC137736734 gene encoding ABC transporter I family member 17-like has protein sequence MYLPNNSNQIFHTYNTHTPPSLPQSHSKPPKHTLMSSPLPGQPHPLFADGVEAAREHLLTVDNGEAHGDVKFRIRNLAKKSDTTGASILNGLTLDIPKGVIMGVIGPSGSGKSTLLRALNRLWEPPSGTVFLDGHDVLDTDVLSLRRKVGMLFQLPVLFEGTVADNIRYGPQLKGRKLSDEEVHKLLNLVDLDSSFATKTGSEMSVGQSQRVALARTLANSPEVLLLDEPTSALDPISTEHIEGALVKLKQKQGMTIVMVSHSIKQIQRIADIVCLLVDGEIVEVLKPDQLSQANHPMALRFLQLSS, from the exons ATGTACCTCCCTAACAACTCAAATCAAATCTTCCATACATACAACACGCACacccctccctctctccctcaaTCCCACTCCAAGCCCCCAAAACACACATTAATGTCTTCACCTCTACCTGGTCAGCCACATCCCCTCTTTGCTG ATGGGGTTGAAGCAGCTAGAGAGCACCTACTGACAGTGGACAATGGAGAAGCCCATGGGGACGTGAAATTCCGGATACGAAATCTGGCCAAGAAATCAGACACCACAGGAGCTTCCATACTCAATGGGTTGACCTTGGACATACCTAAGGGCGTCATCATGGGGGTCATTGGCCCTAGCGGCAGCGGCAAGTCCACGCTGCTCCGAGCTCTCAACCGCCTCTGGGAGCCCCCGTCCGGGACTGTCTTCTTGGACGGCCATGATGTTCTGGACACGGACGTCCTCAGCCTCCGCCGCAAGGTCGGCATGCTCTTCCAGCTTCCTGTTCTTTTTGAAG GCACAGTTGCAGACAATATACGTTATGGTCCTCAACTGAAGGGGAGGAAGCTGAGTGACGAGGAGGTTCACAAGTTGCTGAACCTTGTAGACCTTGATTCATCCTTTGCCACCAAGACTGGTTCTGAAATGTCTGTGGGTCAATCCCAAAGAGTGGCACTTGCTAGGACCCTAGCCAATTCTCCTGAG GTTTTGCTGCTGGATGAGCCGACAAGTGCGTTGGATCCAATATCAACAGAGCACATAGAAGGTGCTTTAGTGAAGCTGAAGCAGAAACAGGGGATGACCATTGTAATGGTCTCTCACAGCATCAAACAAATCCAGAGGATTGCTGACATTGTTTGCCTCCTTGTGGATGGGGAGATTGTTGAAG